Proteins from one Candidatus Goldiibacteriota bacterium genomic window:
- a CDS encoding PASTA domain-containing protein — MKKGNLSYILKLVFIGFVMFGITTAVVMKLVFSIGSISMPDYTGMTFEKAVKSAGRMGIDLKLEDEVYSNLYEKGVVVSQNVKPKVKIKKGRAVYAVVSRGSKMIRVPDVTGMIKAKAVLNLVNLDLGTGYDDAISSSIHKKDTIIAQFPSAGADVPFNENVSTLRSEGLKDEVFMMPDVKGKNIFDVYKALRKHDLTVEKINVEVNNDLPSGSILSQSPEAGYAVNKKTPIILNAGNKEDDLSLKKRLIKVNFTLESADPLPKHVKISVLSLAGSEAIYNKITLVKEKIEVQPVVRGDALVQIFVNNELVKEHEFKAQ; from the coding sequence ATGAAAAAAGGCAATTTATCCTACATTTTAAAACTTGTATTTATCGGATTTGTTATGTTTGGCATAACAACCGCGGTTGTTATGAAACTTGTCTTCTCTATCGGTTCCATATCCATGCCTGATTATACGGGAATGACTTTTGAAAAAGCCGTAAAAAGCGCCGGCAGAATGGGCATTGACTTAAAACTTGAAGATGAAGTTTACAGCAATCTGTATGAAAAAGGCGTTGTTGTGTCCCAGAACGTAAAACCAAAAGTAAAAATTAAAAAGGGCCGCGCGGTATATGCCGTTGTAAGCCGCGGTTCAAAGATGATAAGGGTTCCGGATGTCACGGGAATGATAAAAGCAAAAGCCGTTCTGAACCTGGTTAACCTTGACCTTGGCACCGGTTATGACGATGCAATTTCTTCTTCCATACATAAAAAAGACACTATAATCGCCCAGTTCCCTTCCGCGGGCGCGGATGTACCATTCAACGAAAACGTAAGCACCTTAAGGTCAGAAGGTTTAAAAGATGAAGTTTTCATGATGCCTGACGTAAAAGGCAAAAACATATTTGACGTTTACAAAGCGCTGCGCAAACACGACCTTACCGTCGAAAAAATAAACGTGGAAGTAAATAACGATTTGCCTTCGGGAAGCATCTTGTCCCAGTCGCCGGAAGCGGGATACGCGGTTAATAAAAAGACACCTATAATACTTAACGCCGGCAATAAAGAAGACGATTTAAGCCTTAAAAAACGCCTTATTAAAGTGAATTTCACCCTTGAAAGCGCGGACCCGCTGCCAAAACACGTAAAGATATCGGTTTTAAGCCTTGCCGGCAGCGAAGCCATATATAATAAAATTACTCTGGTAAAAGAAAAAATAGAAGTCCAGCCGGTTGTACGCGGCGACGCTTTGGTTCAGATATTTGTGAATAACGAACTTGTAAAAGAACACGAATTTAAGGCGCAATAA